From uncultured Roseateles sp., the proteins below share one genomic window:
- a CDS encoding SUMF1/EgtB/PvdO family nonheme iron enzyme: protein MPHSNSPLLDPLAMRQAGRELLSLALMDARNHTLRMLSALEQAQARTGLAGLALWHIGHVGWFQEYWLARNLQRERGAWCDPSLPRLASVEPRADQWFSEDGPQWDAARGDPGPDAMAVRDYLAATLDLTLELLESAGPGDDSLYFFRLALLHEDRHAEDLMSWVQALDLGGSQLDELVHGPVPQAPREALLFPATHWQLGQAGPGLVLDYEGGALPVQVPEFEIDAQPVNWAQYTEFIADGGYDSRDCWSEAGWAWVQAEGRRSPRYVDQIGNGVLVRRFGHSTRLTMLQPVMHMTLHEALAWCRWANRRLPTEVEWELAAMQGRSRGFHWGQVQEWTAGGLRLLPGASLAPWRARPPAPAACAVRGASFASAPRMRHAKAREAWSELHDVGFVGFRSCSI from the coding sequence ATGCCCCACAGCAACTCGCCCCTGTTGGATCCGCTGGCCATGCGCCAGGCTGGCCGGGAGTTGCTGTCGCTGGCCCTGATGGACGCCCGCAACCACACGTTGAGGATGTTGTCGGCGCTGGAGCAGGCGCAGGCCAGGACCGGCCTGGCCGGATTGGCGCTGTGGCATATCGGCCATGTCGGCTGGTTCCAGGAGTACTGGCTGGCGCGCAATCTGCAACGCGAGCGCGGCGCGTGGTGCGACCCCAGCCTGCCGCGCCTGGCCTCGGTGGAGCCGCGTGCCGATCAGTGGTTCTCCGAAGACGGCCCGCAGTGGGATGCCGCGCGCGGCGACCCCGGCCCCGATGCGATGGCGGTGCGCGACTATCTGGCCGCCACCCTGGACCTGACCCTTGAGCTGCTGGAGTCGGCCGGCCCGGGCGACGACAGCCTCTACTTCTTCCGCCTGGCCCTGCTGCATGAAGACCGCCATGCCGAGGACCTGATGAGCTGGGTGCAGGCACTGGACCTGGGCGGCAGCCAGCTTGATGAGCTGGTGCACGGCCCCGTGCCCCAGGCACCGCGCGAGGCCCTGCTGTTTCCGGCCACGCACTGGCAGCTGGGCCAGGCCGGGCCGGGCCTGGTGCTGGACTACGAGGGCGGGGCGCTGCCGGTGCAGGTGCCCGAGTTCGAGATCGATGCCCAGCCGGTCAACTGGGCCCAGTACACCGAATTCATCGCCGATGGCGGCTACGACAGCCGCGACTGCTGGAGCGAGGCCGGCTGGGCCTGGGTGCAGGCCGAGGGCCGGCGCAGCCCCCGCTATGTGGACCAGATCGGTAACGGCGTGCTGGTGCGTCGCTTCGGCCACAGCACGCGGCTGACGATGCTGCAGCCGGTGATGCATATGACCCTGCACGAGGCGCTGGCCTGGTGCCGCTGGGCCAATCGCCGCCTGCCGACCGAGGTCGAGTGGGAGCTGGCGGCGATGCAGGGCCGCTCGCGGGGCTTCCACTGGGGTCAGGTGCAGGAATGGACCGCCGGCGGCTTGCGCCTGCTGCCCGGCGCCAGCCTCGCCCCCTGGCGCGCCCGTCCGCCGGCGCCCGCGGCCTGTGCGGTACGCGGCGCTTCCTTTGCCAGCGCGCCGCGTATGCGCCACGCCAAGGCCCGCGAGGCCTGGAGCGAG
- a CDS encoding gamma-glutamyltransferase family protein, whose translation MARRGGAVALLLCGLLAACTGGRGLDYRVPELPEAGSGYQAKPGWATQRFAVAAANPLATDAGYQVLKAGGSAVDAAIAVQMVLALVEPQSSGIGGGAFLLSWDGRDLAAWDGRETAPAAADEKLFLQADGKPMPLMRAMVGGRAVGTPGVLRMLEQAHKEQGVLPWPVLFEPAIRMAEQGFRISPRLHGLLSSERALKLDPQAGPLYYQAGGEALPVGHLLKNPALAEVLRAVARDGSAAFYGGAVAADMVRRVQGHAGNPGRLSLADLAAYQPKKREALCSPWAARPERSLRVCGFPPPSSGHLTVMQILGLLGELPAGPGAETGQVMPGADWLHRYLEASRLAFADRDQFIADPDFVAAPGGSWTSLLAPAYLRQRAALIGPRAMGLAQPGRPGGERSAYAAQAEQAEHGTSHISIVDGQGRAVAMTTTVESVFGSRLMSDGGSGKAGGFLLNNQLTDFSLAPADGEGRAVANRLQPGKRPRSSMSPTLVFDVGSGELLMSLGSPGGPAIIHFVAKTLIATQQWGLDAQAAISLPNFGNFNSPSLLEQGRFPAATVQALRARGHQVIETDMTSGLQAIVRSPPGWFGGADPRREGVVRGD comes from the coding sequence ATGGCCCGCCGTGGCGGGGCGGTGGCACTGCTGCTGTGCGGCCTGCTGGCGGCCTGCACCGGGGGGCGTGGGCTGGACTACCGCGTGCCCGAACTGCCCGAGGCAGGCTCGGGCTACCAGGCCAAGCCCGGCTGGGCGACACAGCGCTTTGCCGTCGCAGCCGCCAATCCGCTGGCCACCGATGCCGGCTACCAGGTGCTGAAGGCCGGCGGGTCGGCGGTGGATGCGGCCATCGCCGTGCAGATGGTGCTGGCCCTGGTGGAGCCACAGTCCAGCGGCATCGGCGGCGGCGCATTTCTGCTCAGCTGGGACGGCCGCGATCTGGCGGCCTGGGACGGCCGCGAAACGGCACCCGCCGCCGCCGATGAAAAGCTGTTCCTGCAGGCCGACGGCAAGCCCATGCCGCTGATGCGGGCCATGGTCGGCGGCCGCGCCGTCGGCACGCCGGGTGTGCTGCGCATGCTGGAGCAGGCGCACAAGGAGCAGGGCGTGTTGCCGTGGCCGGTGTTGTTCGAGCCCGCCATACGCATGGCCGAACAGGGTTTTCGCATCAGCCCGCGTCTGCACGGCCTGCTGAGCTCGGAGCGTGCCCTCAAGCTCGACCCGCAGGCCGGCCCCCTGTACTACCAGGCCGGTGGCGAGGCGCTGCCGGTGGGCCATCTGCTGAAGAATCCAGCGCTGGCCGAGGTGCTGCGGGCGGTGGCGCGCGACGGCTCGGCCGCGTTTTATGGCGGCGCCGTGGCGGCCGACATGGTGCGCCGGGTGCAGGGCCATGCCGGCAATCCGGGCCGGCTGAGCCTGGCGGATCTGGCGGCCTATCAGCCAAAGAAGCGCGAGGCCCTGTGCTCGCCTTGGGCCGCCCGGCCCGAGCGCAGCCTGCGCGTCTGCGGTTTTCCGCCGCCCTCATCAGGTCATTTGACGGTGATGCAAATCCTCGGCCTGCTGGGTGAGTTGCCCGCCGGCCCCGGCGCCGAGACGGGCCAGGTCATGCCTGGTGCCGACTGGTTGCACCGCTATCTGGAGGCGTCGCGCCTGGCTTTTGCCGACCGTGACCAGTTCATCGCCGACCCGGACTTTGTCGCCGCGCCCGGCGGCAGCTGGACCAGCCTGCTCGCGCCCGCCTATCTGAGGCAACGCGCAGCGCTGATCGGCCCGCGCGCCATGGGCCTGGCCCAGCCCGGCAGGCCAGGCGGCGAGCGCAGCGCCTACGCTGCGCAGGCCGAACAGGCGGAGCACGGCACCAGCCATATCAGCATCGTCGACGGCCAGGGGCGCGCGGTGGCGATGACGACCACCGTCGAGTCGGTATTCGGCTCGCGTCTGATGTCCGACGGCGGCAGCGGCAAGGCCGGCGGCTTCCTGCTCAACAACCAGCTCACCGACTTCTCGCTGGCGCCCGCCGATGGCGAGGGACGCGCCGTGGCCAACCGGCTGCAGCCGGGCAAGCGCCCGCGCTCCAGCATGAGCCCGACCCTGGTGTTCGATGTCGGCAGCGGCGAGCTGCTGATGAGCCTGGGCTCGCCGGGCGGCCCGGCCATCATCCACTTCGTCGCCAAGACCCTGATCGCCACCCAGCAATGGGGGCTGGACGCGCAGGCCGCCATCAGCCTGCCCAACTTCGGCAACTTCAACAGCCCCAGCCTGCTGGAGCAGGGGCGCTTTCCGGCGGCCACCGTGCAGGCCTTGAGGGCGCGCGGCCATCAGGTCATCGAGACCGACATGACCAGCGGTCTGCAGGCGATAGTGCGCAGCCCGCCGGGTTGGTTTGGCGGCGCAGACCCGCGGCGGGAGGGGGTGGTGCGGGGCGATTGA
- a CDS encoding diguanylate cyclase, with translation MGSSSARLLLAASLLAAALAVILSMTLQLEYSAEVDSLLDSSTKSTQKLASRSTEVLDRVLHTIQLIQRLRDSGRQMDLKALAAEGLLAQEFAKAILVTDAQGLVVDSTGADLPLSVSDEDYFKRLAQAPAGSIDIGPTEFQPALDAPVLPISQRIDDSKGRFLGIVTVLIPPRLLTSEHAGSEAATTAVSLIGADGMVRARLLGGKLSFGEKVDVSRVTERMSVARDLRLPARSALDGKERFVVALPLDRYPLLAVVAMDADQGLVNYRRTRLNLLLWAAGFGVVLALGTWLLLLQLRRVDASKKAQLQAESRLRAALEGSLDAISILLAVRGPKGQLQDFLITDANSRAAEMVGLPLVEVLDRRLSEVFPAMRSSRVMDTFAQVMDSREASTSELQATLGPMKGRWLHQQVVAVGDGVALISRDITDRKLSERDLAENRNFLQNLLDFLPLPVYAKSMRPDGLGIYEFWNHAAERSFHMPASAVVGRTVRDLYSPADAQRFDDQDLQVLRDGKPRRFPGQTFDGPEGRRFFDTFKAPVVGADGEMDHLLVIAEDVTERRAYAERLALASKVIAETADAVVVTDAEDRIIDVNRAFSAMTGRTLAQVEHRPATEVGLPPVPDFARLSGVADAQRWVGEAHLALADGQRLDIWLSTSRIVDESNRSTHHARVFSDISVLKGHEKALQEMARRDSLTGLPNRRHFDERLAESLRRFGRSGPAVTLMFIDLDGFKKVNDELGHEAGDLLLVEVARRLGACVRGTDLVFRLGGDEFTVLLEEAGDRAAVEMLCERIVASLSQVHLLRGFEAWATPSIGVADAVPGESSDALCRRADQAMYEAKRGGKGTYRIAD, from the coding sequence ATGGGTTCGTCGTCGGCGCGGCTGTTGCTGGCCGCCAGCCTGCTCGCCGCAGCCCTGGCGGTGATTCTGTCGATGACGCTGCAGCTGGAGTACAGCGCCGAGGTCGACTCCCTGCTCGACAGTTCGACCAAGAGCACCCAGAAGCTGGCTTCGCGCAGCACCGAGGTGCTGGACCGCGTGCTGCACACCATCCAGCTGATACAGCGCCTGCGCGACAGCGGGCGCCAGATGGACCTCAAGGCGCTGGCCGCCGAGGGCCTGCTGGCCCAGGAGTTCGCCAAGGCCATTCTGGTCACCGATGCGCAGGGCCTGGTGGTGGACTCCACCGGCGCAGACCTGCCGCTGAGCGTGTCCGACGAGGACTACTTCAAGCGCCTGGCCCAGGCGCCGGCCGGCAGCATCGACATCGGGCCGACCGAATTCCAGCCGGCACTGGACGCTCCGGTGCTGCCGATCTCCCAACGCATCGACGACAGCAAGGGGCGCTTTCTGGGCATCGTCACGGTGCTGATACCCCCGCGGCTGCTGACCTCGGAGCACGCCGGCAGTGAGGCCGCCACCACCGCCGTCAGCCTGATCGGCGCGGACGGCATGGTGCGCGCCCGTCTGCTGGGCGGCAAGCTCAGTTTCGGCGAGAAGGTCGATGTCAGCCGGGTGACCGAGCGCATGTCGGTCGCCCGCGACCTGCGCCTGCCCGCACGCAGCGCCCTGGACGGCAAGGAGCGCTTTGTTGTCGCCCTGCCGCTGGACCGCTACCCGCTGCTGGCCGTGGTGGCCATGGACGCCGACCAGGGCCTGGTGAATTACCGCAGAACCCGGCTGAACCTGCTGCTGTGGGCGGCCGGCTTCGGCGTGGTGCTGGCCCTGGGCACCTGGCTGCTGCTGCTGCAGCTGCGCCGGGTGGACGCCAGCAAAAAGGCGCAGCTGCAGGCGGAGTCGCGCCTGCGCGCGGCGCTGGAGGGCAGCCTGGACGCAATCTCCATCCTGCTGGCGGTGCGCGGTCCCAAGGGTCAGTTGCAAGACTTCCTGATCACCGATGCCAACAGCCGCGCCGCAGAGATGGTGGGCCTGCCGCTGGTCGAGGTGCTGGACCGGCGCCTGAGCGAGGTCTTCCCGGCCATGCGCAGCAGCCGGGTGATGGACACCTTCGCCCAGGTGATGGACAGCCGCGAGGCCAGCACCAGCGAGTTGCAGGCCACGCTGGGGCCGATGAAGGGCCGCTGGCTGCATCAGCAGGTGGTGGCGGTGGGCGATGGCGTGGCCCTGATTTCGCGTGATATCACCGACCGCAAGCTGTCCGAGCGCGATCTGGCCGAGAACCGCAACTTCCTGCAGAACCTGCTCGACTTTCTGCCGCTGCCGGTCTACGCCAAGAGCATGCGTCCCGATGGCCTGGGCATCTACGAATTCTGGAACCATGCCGCCGAGCGCAGCTTTCACATGCCGGCCTCCGCGGTGGTGGGCCGCACCGTGCGTGACCTCTATTCGCCCGCCGATGCCCAGCGCTTCGACGACCAGGACCTGCAGGTGCTGCGCGATGGCAAGCCGCGGCGCTTTCCGGGCCAGACCTTCGACGGCCCCGAGGGACGCCGTTTTTTCGACACCTTCAAGGCGCCGGTGGTCGGCGCCGACGGCGAGATGGATCATCTGCTGGTCATTGCCGAAGACGTGACCGAGCGGCGTGCCTATGCCGAGCGCCTGGCGCTGGCCTCCAAGGTGATTGCCGAAACGGCCGACGCGGTGGTCGTGACCGATGCCGAGGATCGCATCATCGATGTCAACCGGGCCTTCTCGGCCATGACGGGCCGCACCCTGGCCCAGGTGGAACACCGGCCAGCCACCGAGGTCGGCCTGCCACCGGTGCCCGACTTTGCGCGTCTGAGCGGTGTGGCCGACGCCCAGCGCTGGGTCGGCGAGGCCCATCTGGCCCTGGCCGACGGCCAGCGCCTGGACATCTGGCTCAGCACCAGCCGCATCGTTGACGAGAGCAACCGCAGCACCCACCACGCGCGGGTGTTCAGCGATATCTCCGTGCTCAAGGGGCACGAGAAAGCGCTGCAGGAAATGGCCCGCCGCGACAGCCTGACCGGCCTGCCCAACCGGCGGCATTTCGACGAACGCCTGGCCGAATCGCTGCGCCGTTTTGGCCGCTCCGGCCCGGCCGTGACGCTGATGTTCATCGACCTGGACGGCTTCAAGAAGGTCAATGACGAACTCGGCCACGAGGCGGGCGACCTGCTGCTGGTCGAGGTGGCGCGTCGGCTCGGCGCCTGCGTGCGCGGCACCGACCTGGTGTTCCGTCTCGGGGGCGACGAGTTCACCGTGCTGCTGGAAGAGGCGGGCGACCGGGCGGCGGTGGAGATGCTGTGCGAACGCATCGTCGCCTCGCTGTCTCAGGTCCATCTGCTGCGTGGCTTCGAGGCCTGGGCCACGCCCAGCATCGGGGTGGCCGACGCGGTGCCGGGCGAAAGCTCCGACGCGCTGTGCCGGCGCGCCGATCAGGCCATGTACGAGGCCAAGCGCGGCGGCAAGGGCACGTACCGGATCGCGGATTAA
- a CDS encoding 3-deoxy-D-manno-octulosonic acid transferase produces MSSWRRRLSRGAYSGLLQLAQPAYVLRLWLRGREEPLYRHAIGERFGRYGTLPAGQGWLWIHAVSLGETRAATALIAALRAHRPGLRLLLTHGTATGREAGRTLLCEGDSQAWLPYDSPGSVRRFLRHFRPALGVMMETEVWPNLLRAARQARVPMALANARLSEKSRKQGQRLDAILRPAVQSFALVLAQTEADAQRLRERGAAPVEVAGNLKFDVTPDPALLDRGRLWREHLDRPVLLAAVTREGEEAQLLAAWQAHAWPQGERRPLLLLVPRHPQRFAEVAELVAVQGLTLARRSGFADAPDAGALAADAWLGDSMGEMALYYGLADVALLGGSFAPLGGQNLIEAAACACPVVMGPHTFNFAEAAELSQQAGAAFRVGDMAAGLDKALALLREPASQAAAGHAGLAFADQHRGAAERMAQRLLTLLP; encoded by the coding sequence ATGAGTTCATGGCGGCGGCGCCTGAGTCGCGGCGCGTACTCGGGCCTGTTGCAGCTGGCGCAGCCGGCCTATGTCCTGCGCCTGTGGCTGCGCGGACGCGAGGAGCCGCTGTACCGCCACGCGATCGGTGAGCGCTTCGGGCGCTACGGCACCTTGCCCGCCGGCCAGGGCTGGCTGTGGATACACGCGGTGTCGCTGGGCGAGACGAGGGCCGCCACGGCCCTGATCGCGGCCCTGCGTGCCCACAGGCCCGGCCTGCGCCTGCTCCTGACCCATGGCACGGCCACCGGCCGGGAGGCCGGCCGCACGCTGTTGTGCGAGGGCGATTCCCAGGCCTGGTTGCCCTACGACAGCCCCGGCTCGGTGCGGCGCTTTCTGCGCCACTTCCGGCCCGCGCTGGGCGTGATGATGGAAACCGAGGTCTGGCCCAATCTGCTGCGAGCCGCGCGCCAGGCACGGGTGCCGATGGCCCTGGCCAATGCCCGGCTGTCGGAGAAAAGCCGCAAGCAGGGCCAGCGGCTCGATGCCATCCTGCGGCCCGCCGTGCAGAGCTTCGCCCTGGTGCTGGCCCAGACCGAGGCCGACGCCCAGCGCCTGCGCGAGCGCGGTGCCGCGCCGGTCGAGGTGGCCGGCAATCTGAAGTTTGACGTGACGCCCGACCCGGCCCTGCTGGACCGTGGCCGGCTGTGGCGCGAGCACCTGGACCGGCCGGTGCTGCTGGCCGCCGTCACCCGCGAGGGCGAGGAGGCGCAGCTGCTGGCCGCCTGGCAGGCACACGCCTGGCCCCAGGGCGAACGCCGGCCGCTCCTGCTGCTGGTGCCGCGCCACCCGCAGCGCTTTGCCGAGGTGGCCGAGCTGGTGGCCGTGCAAGGCCTGACCCTGGCGCGACGCAGCGGCTTTGCCGACGCACCCGATGCCGGGGCCCTGGCGGCCGACGCCTGGCTGGGCGACAGCATGGGCGAGATGGCCCTCTACTACGGCCTGGCCGATGTGGCCCTGCTGGGCGGCAGCTTTGCCCCGCTGGGCGGCCAGAACCTGATCGAGGCGGCGGCCTGCGCCTGTCCGGTGGTGATGGGGCCGCATACTTTCAATTTCGCCGAAGCGGCCGAGCTGTCGCAGCAGGCGGGCGCCGCGTTCCGGGTGGGCGATATGGCCGCCGGCTTGGACAAGGCCCTGGCCTTGCTGCGCGAGCCTGCATCGCAGGCCGCGGCCGGCCATGCCGGCCTGGCCTTTGCCGATCAGCACCGCGGCGCCGCCGAGCGCATGGCGCAGCGGCTCCTCACGCTCCTGCCTTAA